The Emcibacteraceae bacterium genome window below encodes:
- a CDS encoding peroxiredoxin — translation MSLINKKAPDFTAQAVMENDEIKSLNLHDYLDGDYGLVFFYPLDFTFVCPSEIIAFSNRMDKFKALGCKVIGVSIDSQFSHYAWRNTPVEKGGIGKINFPLVADITKSIASDYGVLKDGAVAYRGSFLIDKSGNIRHYVINDLPLGRNVDESLRMIEALQFTEEHGEVCPAGWNKGDEGMKPSAEGVASYLEGHASAL, via the coding sequence ATGTCGCTTATAAATAAGAAAGCCCCGGACTTTACCGCTCAGGCCGTCATGGAAAATGACGAAATTAAATCCTTAAACCTGCATGACTATCTTGATGGTGATTATGGTCTGGTATTCTTTTATCCGCTTGATTTTACATTTGTCTGTCCGTCTGAAATTATTGCTTTTTCGAACCGTATGGACAAATTCAAAGCCCTCGGCTGTAAAGTGATCGGTGTCAGCATTGACAGCCAGTTTTCACATTATGCCTGGCGTAATACACCGGTTGAAAAAGGCGGCATCGGCAAAATCAACTTCCCATTGGTGGCCGATATCACAAAATCAATAGCTTCTGATTATGGCGTCCTTAAGGATGGCGCAGTCGCTTATCGTGGGTCTTTCCTGATCGATAAATCCGGTAATATCCGTCATTATGTCATTAATGATCTGCCGCTTGGCCGCAATGTCGATGAAAGCCTCCGTATGATCGAAGCATTACAGTTTACCGAAGAGCATGGCGAGGTTTGCCCTGCCGGCTGGAACAAGGGGGATGAGGGTATGAAGCCATCCGCTGAGGGAGTCGCCAGCTATCTTGAAGGCCACGCAAGCGCGCTTTAA
- a CDS encoding alpha/beta hydrolase, which produces MDQALKNKFLPKNGTVRFFDVQDGMRLRVGHFPAEHEEKGTILLVSGHREFIEKYTEFIEALQARGFTVYAYDHRGQGLSGRLLNDPLKSHNPDFGALVRDMNQIVEEIIKPELKTGPLYLIAHSMGGQIGFRYLHDYPGVFKRAILLVPFFDLVASSTLIAGLAKIYFKLANLLGFSSSFAPGQPRNRRMIDHKTAFSQLTHDRQRYNWAEQAIDQNPGLFIGGVTYGWLAGVIKSFKIIQSPGYADAIKIPVLVLLAEEEFVVKNETTLRLLNDAKNIEIETIAGSRHEMYREIDPIRNLVLDKIVNFFTP; this is translated from the coding sequence ATGGATCAGGCCCTTAAAAATAAATTCCTACCGAAAAATGGCACTGTGCGTTTTTTTGACGTACAGGACGGCATGCGGCTGCGGGTCGGCCATTTCCCAGCTGAACATGAGGAAAAAGGCACCATTCTGCTGGTGAGCGGGCACCGCGAATTTATTGAGAAATATACTGAGTTTATAGAAGCGCTTCAGGCACGTGGCTTTACGGTATATGCTTATGACCACCGGGGACAGGGGCTTTCCGGGCGACTGCTGAATGATCCGCTAAAAAGTCATAATCCCGATTTTGGTGCTCTGGTCCGGGATATGAATCAGATTGTTGAAGAGATAATAAAACCGGAATTGAAGACGGGTCCATTATATTTAATCGCCCATTCCATGGGCGGGCAAATTGGCTTTCGATACTTGCATGATTATCCCGGTGTGTTCAAGCGGGCTATTTTACTGGTGCCTTTTTTTGATCTGGTTGCCAGTTCCACACTGATTGCCGGGCTTGCCAAAATTTATTTTAAGCTGGCCAACCTGCTTGGGTTTTCATCATCTTTTGCGCCCGGGCAGCCCAGAAACAGGAGAATGATTGATCATAAAACCGCTTTTAGCCAGCTGACCCATGACCGGCAAAGATATAATTGGGCAGAGCAGGCAATTGACCAAAATCCCGGTCTATTTATCGGCGGTGTGACTTACGGCTGGCTCGCAGGCGTTATCAAAAGCTTTAAAATCATTCAGTCACCGGGTTATGCCGATGCTATAAAGATACCTGTACTGGTATTGCTGGCAGAAGAGGAATTTGTGGTCAAAAATGAAACCACATTACGTCTTTTAAATGATGCGAAGAATATCGAAATTGAAACCATCGCCGGTTCCCGCCATGAAATGTACCGTGAAATCGATCCGATCAGGAATCTGGTGCTTGATAAAATTGTGAATTTTTTCACGCCTTAA